A window of the Xenopus laevis strain J_2021 chromosome 9_10L, Xenopus_laevis_v10.1, whole genome shotgun sequence genome harbors these coding sequences:
- the tuba1cl.2.L gene encoding tubulin alpha-1A chain isoform X1 codes for MRECISVHVGQAGVQIGNACWELYCLEHGIQPDGQMPSDKTIGGGDDSFNTFFSETGAGKHVPRAVFVDLEPTVIDEVRTGTYRQLFHPEQLITGKEDAANNYARGHYTIGKEIIDLVLDRIRKLADQCTGLQGFLIFHSFGGGTGSGFTSLLMERLSVDYGKKSKLEFSIYPAPQISTAVVEPYNAILTTHTTLEHSDCAFMVDNEAIYDICRRNLDIERPTYTNLNRLIGQIVSSITASLRFDGALNVDLTEFQTNLVPYPRIHFPLATYAPVISAEKAYHEQLSVSEITNACFEPANQMVKCDPRHGKYMACCLLYRGDVVPKDVNAAIATIKTKRTIQFVDWCPTGFKVGINYQPPTVVPGGDLAKVQRAVCMLSNTTAIAEAWARLDHKFDLMYAKRAFVHWYVGEGMEEGEFSEAREDMAALEKDYEEVGTDSVEGEGEEEGEEY; via the exons ATG AGGGAATGCATTTCAGTCCACGTGGGGCAGGCAGGAGTGCAGATTGgcaatgcatgctgggagttgtactgccTGGAACATGGGATCCAACCAGACGGTCAGATGCCCAGTGACAAAACCATTGGTGGAGGGGACGATTCCTTCAACACCTTCTTCAGTGAGACAGGAGCAGGGAAGCATGTCCCCCGTGCTGTGTTTGTGGACCTAGAGCCCACTGTGATTG ACGAGGTTCGTACAGGTACCTACCGCCAGCTCTTCCACCCTGAGCAACTCATCACAGGCAAGGAAGATGCTGCCAATAACTACGCCCGTGGTCATTACACCATCGGAAAGGAAATCATTGACCTGGTGCTGGACAGAATCCGCAAGCTG GCTGACCAGTGCACTGGACTCCAGGGCTTCCTCATCTTTCACAGCTTTGGGGGAGGCACTGGCTCTGGATTCACCTCCCTTCTGATGGAACGTCTCTCTGTTGACTATGGCAAGAAGTCCAAGCTGGAATTCTCCATTTATCCAGCTCCTCAAATCTCTACAGCTGTGGTAGAACCCTACAACGCTATCCTCACCACTCACACAACACTCGAACACTCAGACTGTGCCTTCATGGTGGATAATGAAGCCATTTACGACATCTGCAGAAGGAACCTTGACATTGAACGTCCAACCTACACCAACCTGAACCGTCTGATTGGCCAGATTGTGTCCTCTATCACAGCTTCCCTCAGATTTGATGGAGCTCTGAATGTGGACCTAACTGAATTCCAAACCAACTTGGTACCCTACCCCCGTATCCATTTCCCTCTGGCCACCTATGCCCCTGTTATCTCTGCAGAGAAAGCTTATCATGAGCAGCTCTCTGTATCTGAGATCACCAATGCTTGCTTTGAGCCAGCCAATCAGATGGTGAAATGTGACCCCCGTCATGGTAAATACATGGCCTGTTGCCTGTTGTACCGTGGTGATGTGGTGCCCAAAGATGTCAATGCTGCTATTGCCACCATTAAGACCAAGCGCACCATCCAGTTTGTGGACTGGTGCCCGACTGGTTTTAAGGTTGGTATCAACTATCAACCCCCAACTGTGGTTCCTGGTGGGGATCTGGCCAAAGTTCAGCGTGCTGTGTGCATGTTAAGTAACACCACCGCCATTGCTGAGGCCTGGGCTCGCCTGGATCACAAATTTGACCTTATGTATGCCAAGCGTGCCTTTGTGCACTGGTATGTAGGGGAGGGAATGGAGGAAGGGGAGTTCTCTGAGGCCCGTGAGGATATGGCTGCCCTGGAGAAGGATTATGAAGAGGTCGGCACTGACAGTGTGGAGGGAGAAggagaagaagagggagaagaatattaa